A stretch of Lutra lutra chromosome 9, mLutLut1.2, whole genome shotgun sequence DNA encodes these proteins:
- the THNSL2 gene encoding threonine synthase-like 2 isoform X1: MWYVSTRGMAPRVDFEGALFSGYAPDGGLFMPEELPQLGIETLRQWSSLSYPSLVKELCTLFIGPELIPRDVLNDLIDRAFHRFRHREVVHLSRLKNGLNVLELWHGVTYAFKDLALGCTAQFLQYFLEKKEKHVTVVVGTSGDTGSAAIESVQGAKNVDMIVLLPQGHCTKIQELQMTTVLRENVHVFRVEGNSDELDEPIKAVFADVAFVKKHNLMSLNSINWSRVLVQMAHHFFAYFQCAPSLDTHPLPPVEVVVPTGAAGNLAAGCLAQKMGLPIRLVVAVNRNDIIHRTVQRGDFSLSKAVELTLASAMDIQVPYNMERIFWLLSGSDNQGTRALMEQFERTQSTSIPKELHDKLSEAMTSESVSDEAITRTMSRCWEENQYLLCPHSAVAVSYHYQQTDRQQPSLPRCCLAPASAAKFPEAVLAAGLTPETPAEILALEFKETRCTPMRKGDDWTLMLRNTIEGLSWQQRAHS, from the exons ATGTGGTATGTCAGCACTAGGGGGATGGCCCCACGGGTCGACTTTGAGGGGGCTCTCTTCTCTGGCTATGCTCCCGATGGCGGTCTCTTCATGCCCGAGGAGCTCCCACAGTTGGGCATAGAGACCCTGCGTCAGTGGAGTTCGCTCTCCTACCCCAGTCTGGTAAAGGAGCTGTGCACCCTCTTCATTGGTCCTGAGCTCATTCCACGAGATGTCTTAAACG ATCTGATCGACCGAGCCTTCCACAGATTCCGCCACAGAGAGGTGGTCCATCTGTCCAGACTGAAGAACGGGCTGAACGTGTTGGAGCTGTGGCATGGGGTCACATACGCATTTAAGGACTTGGCCCTGGGCTGCACAGCACAGTTCCTGCAGTACTTtctggagaagaaggagaagcacgTCACCGTGGTTGTAG gAACATCTGGGGACACAGGCAGTGCTGCCATTGAGAGTGTTCAAGGAGCAAAGAATGTGGACATGATCGTTCTGCTGCCCCAGGGTCACTGCACGAAGATCCAAGAGCTCCAGATGACCACGGTGCTGAGGGAGAACGTCCATGTGTTCAGAG TGGAGGGCAACAGCGATGAGCTGGATGAGCCTATCAAGGCTGTGTTTGCTGATGTGGCTTTTGTCAAGAAGCACAATCTGATGAGTCTGAATTCCATCAACTGGTCCCGGGTCCTCGTGCAAATGGCCCACCACTTCTTTGCTTATTTCCAGTGCGCGCCATCCTTGgacacccaccccctgccccccgtgGAGGTGGTTGTGCCAACAGGGGCTGCCGGTAACCTTGCAG CCGGGTGCCTTGCTCAGAAGATGGGCCTGCCCATCCGCCTGGTCGTGGCTGTGAACCGCAATGACATCATCCACAGGACCGTGCAGCGGGGAGACTTCTCTCTGTCCAAGGCCGTCGAACTGACCTTGGCTTCAGCTATGGACATTCAG GTGCCCTACAACATGGAGAGGATCTTCTGGCTGCTGTCGGGCTCTGACAACCAGGGGACGAGAGCCCTCATGGAGCAGTTTGAAAGGACCCAAAGCACGAGTATACCCAAGGAACTGCATGACAAG CTTTCAGAGGCCATGACGTCTGAGTCAGTGTCAGATGAGGCCATCACCCGGACCATGAGTCGATGTTGGGAAGAGAACCAGTACCTGCTGTGCCCTCACTCGGCTGTGGCCGTGAGTTACCATTACCAGCAGACCGACCGGCAGCAGCCCAG cctTCCCCGGTGCTGTCTGGCCCCGGCCTCTGCAGCCAAGTTCCCAGAAGCTGTCCTGGCTGCCGGGCTGACCCCAGAGACCCCCGCGGAGATCCTGGCCCTGGAGTTCAAGGAGACGCGCTGCACCCCGATGCGGAAGGGTGACGACTGGACGCTAATGCTTCGGAACACCATTGAGGGCCTGAGCTGGCAGCAAAGGGCTCATTCCTGA
- the THNSL2 gene encoding threonine synthase-like 2 isoform X2, whose product MWYVSTRGMAPRVDFEGALFSGYAPDGGLFMPEELPQLGIETLRQWSSLSYPSLVKELCTLFIGPELIPRDVLNDLIDRAFHRFRHREVVHLSRLKNGLNVLELWHGVTYAFKDLALGCTAQFLQYFLEKKEKHVTVVVGTSGDTGSAAIESVQGAKNVDMIVLLPQGHCTKIQELQMTTVLRENVHVFRAGCLAQKMGLPIRLVVAVNRNDIIHRTVQRGDFSLSKAVELTLASAMDIQVPYNMERIFWLLSGSDNQGTRALMEQFERTQSTSIPKELHDKLSEAMTSESVSDEAITRTMSRCWEENQYLLCPHSAVAVSYHYQQTDRQQPSLPRCCLAPASAAKFPEAVLAAGLTPETPAEILALEFKETRCTPMRKGDDWTLMLRNTIEGLSWQQRAHS is encoded by the exons ATGTGGTATGTCAGCACTAGGGGGATGGCCCCACGGGTCGACTTTGAGGGGGCTCTCTTCTCTGGCTATGCTCCCGATGGCGGTCTCTTCATGCCCGAGGAGCTCCCACAGTTGGGCATAGAGACCCTGCGTCAGTGGAGTTCGCTCTCCTACCCCAGTCTGGTAAAGGAGCTGTGCACCCTCTTCATTGGTCCTGAGCTCATTCCACGAGATGTCTTAAACG ATCTGATCGACCGAGCCTTCCACAGATTCCGCCACAGAGAGGTGGTCCATCTGTCCAGACTGAAGAACGGGCTGAACGTGTTGGAGCTGTGGCATGGGGTCACATACGCATTTAAGGACTTGGCCCTGGGCTGCACAGCACAGTTCCTGCAGTACTTtctggagaagaaggagaagcacgTCACCGTGGTTGTAG gAACATCTGGGGACACAGGCAGTGCTGCCATTGAGAGTGTTCAAGGAGCAAAGAATGTGGACATGATCGTTCTGCTGCCCCAGGGTCACTGCACGAAGATCCAAGAGCTCCAGATGACCACGGTGCTGAGGGAGAACGTCCATGTGTTCAGAG CCGGGTGCCTTGCTCAGAAGATGGGCCTGCCCATCCGCCTGGTCGTGGCTGTGAACCGCAATGACATCATCCACAGGACCGTGCAGCGGGGAGACTTCTCTCTGTCCAAGGCCGTCGAACTGACCTTGGCTTCAGCTATGGACATTCAG GTGCCCTACAACATGGAGAGGATCTTCTGGCTGCTGTCGGGCTCTGACAACCAGGGGACGAGAGCCCTCATGGAGCAGTTTGAAAGGACCCAAAGCACGAGTATACCCAAGGAACTGCATGACAAG CTTTCAGAGGCCATGACGTCTGAGTCAGTGTCAGATGAGGCCATCACCCGGACCATGAGTCGATGTTGGGAAGAGAACCAGTACCTGCTGTGCCCTCACTCGGCTGTGGCCGTGAGTTACCATTACCAGCAGACCGACCGGCAGCAGCCCAG cctTCCCCGGTGCTGTCTGGCCCCGGCCTCTGCAGCCAAGTTCCCAGAAGCTGTCCTGGCTGCCGGGCTGACCCCAGAGACCCCCGCGGAGATCCTGGCCCTGGAGTTCAAGGAGACGCGCTGCACCCCGATGCGGAAGGGTGACGACTGGACGCTAATGCTTCGGAACACCATTGAGGGCCTGAGCTGGCAGCAAAGGGCTCATTCCTGA